One genomic window of Haloarchaeobius salinus includes the following:
- the cca gene encoding CCA tRNA nucleotidyltransferase, giving the protein MSEDAFEATVAAVRERVDPSPAERERLRSVADELVERAQAAATERVADADVVQVGSTARGTWTAGDRDIDVFVRFPTDIDREALEQYGLEVGRAVLPDGHEEYAEHPYVKGEYEGFDVDLVPCFRVDSATEIRSAVDRTPFHNAYLGERLDDELAGDVRVAKAFCKGIGVYGSDLRTEGFSGYLVELLVLGYGGFRELVAAAADWHPQVELDPEDHGTRSFDDPLVVVDPTDPERNVAAVVSPTNVARFQHHARALLADPDPERFEPRELDPLSPADVREHLDVRGTTPVAVRFDPPDVVADQLWPQLRKSLDGVADELDRRGFDTFRATALADETAALFVELAVAERPAVERHAGPPVHVRDHATGFYEKYAGMDERPPYGPFVDDDRYVVERGRDCTSAAAFIRSDRLFDVALGAGVERALQDGYEVLVGDEVAVLAEEFGEELAVYFSPRP; this is encoded by the coding sequence ATGAGCGAGGACGCCTTCGAGGCGACGGTCGCGGCGGTCCGCGAGCGGGTGGATCCGTCGCCCGCGGAGCGAGAGCGCCTCCGGTCGGTCGCCGACGAGCTGGTCGAGCGGGCGCAGGCAGCAGCCACGGAGCGCGTCGCGGACGCCGACGTTGTCCAGGTCGGGAGCACGGCCCGGGGGACGTGGACGGCGGGCGACCGCGACATCGACGTGTTCGTGCGGTTCCCGACGGATATCGACCGGGAGGCACTGGAGCAGTACGGGTTAGAGGTCGGCCGCGCGGTGCTGCCCGACGGCCACGAGGAGTACGCCGAGCACCCGTACGTGAAAGGCGAGTACGAGGGGTTCGACGTGGACCTCGTGCCGTGTTTCCGCGTCGACAGCGCGACGGAGATCCGGTCGGCGGTCGACCGGACCCCGTTCCACAACGCCTACCTCGGCGAACGGCTGGACGACGAGCTTGCGGGCGACGTGCGCGTCGCGAAGGCGTTCTGCAAGGGCATCGGCGTCTACGGCAGCGACCTCCGCACGGAGGGGTTCTCCGGCTACCTCGTCGAACTCCTGGTGCTCGGGTACGGCGGCTTCCGCGAGCTCGTCGCGGCGGCGGCGGACTGGCACCCGCAGGTCGAGCTCGACCCGGAGGACCACGGCACGCGGTCGTTCGACGACCCGCTCGTCGTCGTCGACCCGACGGACCCCGAGCGAAACGTGGCCGCGGTGGTCTCGCCGACGAACGTGGCACGGTTCCAGCACCACGCGCGGGCGCTGCTCGCGGATCCGGACCCGGAACGGTTCGAGCCGCGCGAACTCGACCCGCTCTCGCCGGCCGACGTGCGCGAGCACCTCGACGTTCGGGGGACGACACCCGTGGCGGTGCGGTTCGACCCGCCGGACGTGGTCGCGGACCAGCTCTGGCCGCAGCTCCGGAAGTCGCTGGACGGCGTCGCCGACGAACTCGACCGGCGCGGGTTCGACACCTTCCGGGCGACCGCGCTGGCCGACGAGACGGCGGCCCTGTTCGTCGAACTCGCCGTGGCGGAGCGCCCGGCCGTCGAACGCCACGCCGGCCCGCCCGTCCACGTTCGCGACCACGCGACCGGCTTCTACGAGAAGTACGCCGGGATGGACGAGAGGCCGCCGTACGGGCCGTTCGTCGACGACGACCGCTACGTGGTCGAGCGGGGACGCGACTGCACGAGCGCGGCGGCGTTCATCCGGAGCGACCGGCTGTTCGACGTGGCGCTCGGCGCGGGCGTCGAGCGGGCGCTCCAGGACGGTTACGAGGTGCTCGTGGGTGACGAGGTCGCGGTGCTCGCGGAGGAGTTCGGCGAAGAACTGGCGGTCTACTTCTCGCCGCGGCCCTGA